In Ornithinibacter aureus, the genomic stretch TCCAGCAACCGACAGATCGCCTCGACCAGCCGTGGATCAGTCGGCCAGGAGAGCACGTCATAGACCCTTGGGCCGCCGGATTGTCGTGCGTCGAACGGGAGGTTGCTCACGAGCTGCCGTCGTGCCGGTCTTGGCAACCTCCCGATTCACCACCGACACGCTGATGAGGTCTCCCGGCCCACACCCGAGGATGTCGCACAGCGCTGCGAGGGTGTCCATGGACAGCCGCTGCGGCGGCTGGGTCACCAGCCGGTAGACCTGCTCCCGTGATAGATGAATGCCTCGCTCCTCGAGGAGTGGAAGCAGGTCGCTCGTTTGGAACATGCCATGCGTTGCCATGAGCTGGCGCAAGTGCCAGTCATAGCCCATCTTGCGGATCATGAGTGATCTCCCATCGGTGTCGGTCCCGGTCGATGACGCGCTGAAGCAGCCGATGCCGGTAATCGTCTGAGACGCCGGCGTAGACCGCTGTGGTGGAGGCGTATTGGTGGCCTACCTGGTCCTGAACGAAGCGTTCCGGGTAGTCGAACTCGATCAGGTGGGTCACGTAGGAGTGGCGGAGCGAGTGCAAGTCCAGTTCTCCGGGCAGGCCCGCTTCCTCGCGGGCGTCGTTGAACGCTCGGTTGATCGACCTCAGAGAGAGACGTCCAGCTCGCTCGGAGAGGAACAGCGCAGGGTGGCCCGTCGGCCCGAACATCGGTCTCAGTTCATCGATCCACTGCCGCACCGAGGCAACGACCCAGTCCATCTCCGGCACCAGCAATACGGATCGACGCTTCGGAGGACCGCCACGCGAACTCTTGCCCCATCTCACGAACAGACAGCCCGCCTTGCCGTACTCGGGCACCTTGGGGTTGCCGTGGAGATCGGCGAGGTCAAGGCCCCAGAGCTCGCGGCGTCGAAGCCCAAAGGCATACACCACCTTGAGGACGATGGCGTCACGCTGCGCGGCGATCGCGCCTTTCCGGCCTCGGCAACGAATGCTCTCCACGAGACCGTCAGCGGCGTCGAATAGTGCCTGAACCTCGTCGTAGGTGAGTGGGCGGCGTCCGGGGTCGCCTTCGTAAGGCGTGGTGTGGTGGTAGCTGTTCCACTCGGTGACGACCTGGGTCGGGGCAGACCCGAACTCGTCCTTGCATCGGCTTACCCACTCGTAGTCCGCGCTCGTGACGTACTCCAGGAAGATTCGCAAGGCTGCTTGGTAGCCGCGGATCGTCGTCGGTCGAGCCCCGACCAGGCTGGTGACGAAGGCTTCGAACTCGGTTGCTGTCCACTGCCATGGGTACTGGTTGGTGTACTCCGCGAAGCGCCTCACGACAGCCAGCCGGCCCTCGATCGTCGAGGCCTTCAACTGCCGCGACCTCTGTTGAGCGGCCCACCCTTCCTGCATCGCGTCGAAGACGATGCGCTCGGGATCCACAGAAGGGGCAACCCCGGGGAATCGTCCCGCAACAACGTTCGTCACTGTTGCATTATATGCATCATTGATGCGGATGGATCACCCAAGGCCTGCGGGCCAAGCGTCGCGCCCCTGCTCTCGCTAGCTGTCCAGGGCCTGCCAGTCCTCCAGTGCTCTGATGACGACTGGCAGGTATCGCTGGACCTGTTCGCGATCGCTCTCCTGTTCTCCCTCCGGGAGGTTGACAAACGGCGTCTCGATCTGCCGCTCCCACCTTGCGACAAGATCTGGTGGGATGACGAGGGACCCATCGTCACGTCGTTGGCAGTGGGCATGGACGTAGCGTTGCCAGTGGGCCCATCGCTCGTGCTCGATCGAGGCGAGCCGATCGAGGATCCTCTTGCTCTCGAGGACCTGTCGGATCCTGTCGCTCTCGGACATTAGATGAGCTCTTGGTTGACTAGTCCCCAGTAATGCTGACCAAGGACGGTCAGTTCGCAAGCCTTTGAGTTCATCGCTGCGTGCCACATGTGCTTCTCCCCAACGGGCCGTACGAGGTTGACCTTTGCGAGTTCCTGCAAGATCGCGAAATCTGCGTTCTTCAGGGGATCCGGCAGCGGAGTGCCCGGGGGCTCGCTCCCATTACGCTCGGGCTCGTAGGACGGATCCAACGGGAGTTCCAACGCCGGGTCCTGAAACAGCTCGGTCAGCCTCTGCAAAGCTGTCAATGCGATCGGAGCTTCTGCCTTTCGCAGTGAAACGAAGCGCTCAACGTTGGTCTTGAAGACCGGCCGCTGGGCCCAAGGCCCTAGCGATTGATCGACATGTGCGTACACACTGCCCGGCGTAACCTCACCAACCAGGTTAGCCGCGGCACCGCTGAGAGCATCCACGAGGAGGTTGGTGAACACCCCAGAACCATTCGATTCCAGTGAATACTGTTTCGCCGTTGACGCGGTGAGAATCGTCACGCCGTCCTTGATCTCGGCAAACGCGGGAGAAATCGGATTGTTCCCCGCTCCTCCGCTGTGGCAGCAGTCGAGGATGATGACCTTGTTCTCCGCCGGGGACTGACTGGCCAACGTCATCACATCGCTGAGGGCGAGTCCGTCATGGCCGTCAGCACAGTCGCTAGGGCACAGGAATCCGCCCGTGCTGTCGATATAGCCGTGGCCCGAGAAGTAGAACAGCGCGATGTCGGCCTTGTCCCGAAACAGTTCCTGGACGGATTCGCGCAACTCGGTTCGCGACACGGCACTATCCTCGCTCGTCGCCACAAGCAACTTGGGCTGAGTGAAGTTCGTGGTCCCGTCGGCGTGCCGGTCCAGGACCCCCTTGACATTGTGCGCGTCATTGGCTGCTCCGTGCAGCGATACTATCGACTCGTAGTAGTCGATCCCCACGATGAGTGCCTTACGCATAGCTCAGAGCGAGTCGATGAAATTCGCCACGTTAGCGTCGGTCCATTCGACGGTTTGGACGCCCGCCAGCGCAGTCCGGTCATTGGAGTAGATCCAGATGCCTCGGATCTTCTTCCCCTCCTCCTTGGCGCACTGGATCTCCCACTTCTGACCAGATGACGTGAGCGAGTTCTTACTGACCAAAGCCACAATTCCGTCGGAGCGGCGAATCCGGGTGCGGACCTTTTCTTTCCACTCAGTGTCGTACGGCTTCTTGACCGACATGTCGATGAACTCGTAGGGGTGGCGCGGGTGCAGGGATTGTCCCTTGAAGAGGTCCCGCATCCTCTCGTCTTCGATCGCGAACGCGACGAATACAACCTTCTTGTCGGTCATGATTACTCTCCCATCGCGGCTAGGGCGTGAATGGCCCCGCAAGTTACTTCGGTTGAACAGGGCTCGATCGACTGTAACCTCGTCACGAGATGTTGGGGCCGCCCGCTGGACGAGCGGCCCCAACGTTGCATCCGTTGAATATGGCTCGCTTTCAGCTGCAGCCGGAGGTGCTTCCGCAGCCTTCGCAGACGTAGCAGGAACCGGCCGGGCGCATCTTCGTCCCGCAGGTCATGCACATCGGCGCATCCGCAGCCTTGGCGTCACCGAACATCGCAAGCAGGTCCGCCGAGGAGTGGATCTCCGAGGAGACCTCACGGGCCGAGGCAGCACCCGCACCCGACGACACCGCCGAGGCGTCGAGCGCGTGGCCCGACTCCCCCGCCGCCGCCGCAGCCCCAGCCGACGGCGCTGCCGCAGCGGACGACGCGACCGGTGCCACGGCATCCGACTTCTTCGACGAGGCACCGATGCCCTGGCTGAACGACTCGAGCTCTTCCTCGAGGTCCTCACCCGTCTCCTCGTCGACCGGCGCGTACGACCCGGTCTCGAGCTGGCGCGCCCGCTCCTCCGCGGAGTGGATGCCCATGTACGAGCGAGTGTCGAAGTCGAGGTAGTCCAGCGCCAGCCGGCGGAACACGTAGTCCATCAGCGACTGCGCCATCCGCACGTCCGGGTCGTCGGTCATCCCTGCCGGCTCGAAGCGCATGTTCGTGAACTTCTCCACGAACGTCTCCAGCGGCACCCCGTACTGCAACGCGACCGAGGTGACGATCGAGAACGCGTCCATGACCCCGGCCAGGGTCGAGCCCTGCTTGCCGAACTTCAGGAACAGCTCACCGAGCCGCCCGTCGTCGTAGGTGCCGGCCGTGAGGTAACCCTCGGCCCCACCGACGGCGAACGAGATGGTCTGCGAGGAGCGACGCTTGGGCAGGCGCTCACGCGTCGGCCGGTAGACGACCTTCTCCACGATCTCGGCCTGCGCCGCCGCGACGGCAGCCCCGGCCTTGTCGGCCGCGGCGTCCTTGGCGGTCGAACCACCATCGGACAGCGGCTGGCCCACCTTGCAGTTGTCGCGGTAGACCGCCAGCGCCTTCAGGCCCATCTTCCAGCCCTGGACGTAGACCTCCTCGATCTCCTCGACGGTCGCCGTCTCCGGCAAGTTGACCGTCTTGGAGATGGCACCGGACAGGAACGGCTGCACCGCAGCCATCATCCGCACGTGGCCCATCGGGGAGATGGCGCGCGCACCCATCGCGGTGTCGAACACCTCGTAGTGCTCCGTCTTCAGGCCCGGCGCGTCGATGACGTGGCCCTTGTCGGCGATGTACTCCACGATCGCCTCGACGGTCTCCTCGGTGTAGCCGAGCTTGCGCAGCGCCCGCGGGATCGTCAGGTTGACGATCTGCATCGAGCCGCCACCGACGAGCTTCTTGAACTTCACGAGCGAGAAGTCGGGCTCGATGCCGGTGGTGTCGCAGTCCATCATGAAGCCGATGGTGCCGGTGGGGGCGAGCACCGACGCCTGGGCGTTGCGGTAGCCGTTCTTCTCACCGAGCTTGACGACGTCGTCCCACGCCTTCGTGGCGACGCGGTGGATGTCCTTGTCCATCGTGGTGACGGTGCGCACGGCGTCGTTGGCGGCGGCGTGCTTGCGCATGACCCGCTTGTGGGCGTCGGCGTTGCGGGCGTACCCGGCGTACGGGCCGACGATCGCGGCCAGCTCGGCGGAGCGCTTGTAGGCAGCACCGGTGAGCAGCGAGGTGATCGACGCCGCGATGGCGCGCCCACCCTCGGAGTCGTACCCGTGGCCGGTGGCCATGAGCAGCGCGCCGAGGTTGGCGTAGCCGATGCCGAGCTGGCGGTAGTCACGCGTGGTGTCACCGATCGGCTCGGTCGGGAAGTCGGCGAAGCAGATGGAGATGTCCATCGCCGTGATGACGAGCTCGACGACCTTCTGGAACTGCACGGCGTCGAAGCTGTCGTCGTCGCGCAGGAACTTCAGCAGGTTCAGGCTCGCCAGGTTGCACGAGGAGTTGTCCAGGCTCATGTACTCCGAGCACGGGTTGGATGCCGTGATGCGGCCCGTCTCGGGGTTGGTGTGCCAGTCGTTGATCGTGTCGTCGTACTGGATGCCCGGGTCGGCGCACTCCCACGCGGCCTTGGCGATCTTGCCCATGAGCTCGCGCGCGTCTACGGTCTCGATGACCGAGCCGTCCTTGCGCGAGGTCAGGCCGAACTCCTTGCCCTCCTCGACCGCGCGCATGAACTCGTCGGTGACGCGCACCGAGTTGTTCGCGTTCTGGTACTGCACGGACACGATGTCCTTGCCGCCGAGGTCCATGTCGAAGCCGGCGTCACGCAGCGCGCGGATCTTGTCCTCCTCGCGCGCCTTGGTCTCGACGAACTCCACGATGTCCGGGTGGTCGACGTCGAGGACGACCATCTTGGCCGCACGGCGCGTCGCGCCACCGGACTTGATGGTGCCCGCGGACGCGTCGGCCCCACGCATGAAGGACACCGGTCCCGAGGCCGTGCCACCGGAGGACAGCAGCTCCTTGGAGGAGCGGATGCGCGAGAGGTTCAGGCCGGCACCGGAGCCGCCCTTGAAGATGAAGCCCTCCTCCTTGTACCAGTTGAGGATGGAGTCCATCGAGTCGTCGACGCTGAGGATGAAGCAGGCGCTGACCTGCTGCGGGCTCGCGGTGCCGACGTTGAACCACACGGGCGAGTTGAAGCTGAACACCTGGTGCAGCAGGGCGTACGTCAGCTCGTGCTCAAAGATCTCGGCGTCCTCGGCGGTGCCGAAGTAGCCGTGGTCCTTACCGGCCTTGACGTAGGTCAGCACGACGCGGTCGATGAGCTGCTTGAGCCCGGTCTCGCGCTCCGGGGTGCCGACGGCGCCGCGGAAGTACTTGGTCGTGACGATGGTGCTGGCGTTGACGCTCCAGAAGTCGGGGTACTCCACCCCGCGCTGGTCGAAGATCGTCTCCCCGGTCTTCCAGTTCTGCTGGACGACGTCGCGCTTCTCCCAGGTCACCTGGTCGTAGGGGTGGACCCCGGGCGTGGTGAAGATGCGCTCGACGGTCACCCCCTTGCCGCGGGCGGACTTGCGGGCACCTGCACGTGCTCCGGCGGTCTCGGTCATGCGTTTCCCTACCTTCTGCCCCGTTCGGGGGCCGTGGTGACCTGACATGTGTCTGTTGTACTGCGAGGCGCTGACATCGCTGCCGCAGCCGGGGTGGGCCGGCGACGACGGACGACGGCGAGCTACCCCGTGGGGTGGGCGGACGGCATCCGACCCGGTGGTTCGATGCCTGCGGCGTCGCGCTCGGCGCGCAGCAGGGTGATCGCGGACTCGAAGTCCTCGAGGTTGTCGAACGCCTGGTAGACGCTCGCGAAGCGCAGGTAGGCGACCTCGTCGAGCTCGCGCAGCGGCTCGAGGACGGCCAGGCCGACCTCGTGCGCGTCGATCTCGGCGCTGCCCTGGCTGCGGATGGTCTCCTCGACGCGCTGGGCGAGCCGGGCGAGGTCGTCCTCGCTGACCGGGCGGCCCTGGCACGCCTTGCGGACGCCGACGAGCACCTTGGCGCGGCTGAACGGCTCGGTGGCGCCGGAACGCTTGACCACGCTCAGGCTGGCCGTCTCCACGGTGGTGAAGCGGCGCCCACACTGCGGGCACTGACGGCGGCGGCGGATGCTCGCGCCGTCGTCGGTGGCCCGCGAGTCCATGACGCGGGAGTCGGTGTGGCGGCAGAACGGGCAGTGCATGTGACCCCCCTCGTGTGGGCTGCGGCGCGGCGCCCTGTGGACGATGCGGTGGATACAGGTGTGAACAACCTGTGGATGACCAGCATTTCGTGTGCACAACATGTGGACGAACTACATGGGTGTAACCACTAGATGTGGTGGCTATCTTGACTCACTGTGACGGGGGCCGCAAGACATTCCGGGTGTTTCGGCGTGGCGAGTTCCGTTTGTGCAGGTCAGGGCGTTCGGATGCCGTCCGCCCACCGGCCGCTCGGGCGTGTCGCCGTGGGTGCGTGGTCGACACGCTCTGGACGCTGGACCCCCGGCGGCGGATAATCGCTGCGCATGGGAGCGGACCCCGCCGGCGAGCTGCTGCGAGCTGCCACCGGGTACGCCGTGGCTCGGCTGCGCGACGTGGCCACGCCCTCGTCCCTCGCCGCAGCCCTCGGCCAGCCCCTGCCCGCCGACGGCGCCGACCTCGCCGCCGTCGCGGCCCACCTGACCAGCGCCGCCTCCGAGGCGGACACCGCGCTGGCCGCCGCCACCGCAGACCCCCCGGACATCGCGAGTGCCGGCACCAGCCTCTGGGCCGCCCTCGCGCAGGTGCGCGCGGCCGCCGCCCTGCTCGCCACCCCCGACCCGGCCCCGCACCTGCGCACCCTCATCGCCCAGCACCTCCCGGCCGGTGCGGTGTCGACCCTCGGCCTCGCCGACCCCACCGTCGCGTGGACCGACCGCGCCCTGACCCTCACGTGGCGCACGAGCGCCCCGCCCGCCCTCGTGCCGGGCACCCGGCTGCGCCGCGTGGCGTTGACCGTGGCGGTCGGCGGCGACGGCGACGGCGGCGGCGGCGCTCTCACCGCCACGCTCTCCCTGGCCGGCCTGGGCCTCGACCTCGTCGGCGCCGCGGACGGGGCACCCAACGTCGTGCTGTCGACCATCGTCGGCGAGGCGGCGCGCATCACCGCGGACGTCGACCTCACGGCATCCCGCCACGGCCTGCGCACCCACGGGAGCTCCGGGCCGGTCAGCATCCCCGCCACGGCCGACGTCGGCATCGCCGCGCTCGACGACCTGCGCCTCAGCGTCCGCCCCGAGGGCGGCGCCGTCGCCATCGCGCTGACCGGCCGCCTCACGGGGTCCCTCGGCCCACTCGCCGCGGTCGTCGACGGGGTCGAGACCGTCATCGTCGTCGACCCCGTGGCCCTGCTCGACGGGACACCGCTGCCCCCGCCGCGCGTCGGCGCGCCGGTGAGGGGCATCGGCCTGTCCCTGGACACGGGGCTGGTCACGGGCGGGGGCTACCTCGCCCCGAGCCCGCCCACCGGCGCCGGCGGCGCCGGCTACGGCGGGGCCCTTCAGCTTCGGCTCGGCCCGGTCGACGTCAAGGCGTTCGGCCTGCTGCGCGAACGCGGCGGTGAGACCTCGTTCGTCGCGGTCATGTCGGTCGAGCTCAACCCCGCCGTCGAGCTCGGGCTTGGCTTCACCCTCAACGGCGTCGGCGGCATCCTCGGGCACGGCGTCACCATCAACACCACACCCCTGGCCAAGGGCCTGAAGGACGGCATCATCGGGCGGCTGCTCTTCCCGCCCGACCCGGTCGCCGCCGCACCCCAGATCCTCGGCACGCTCGGCGAGGTGTTCCCGGCCCGCGACGACGGCTTCGTCATCGGGCCGATGCTCGCGCTCGGCTGGGGCCGCCCCACGCTCGTGCGCCTCGACGTCGCCGTCGCCCTCGCCCTGCCCGACCCGGTGGTCGTCGTCCTGGGCCGGGCACGGGCCGCCTTCCCCACCGCGGACGCCGCCGTCATCGACCTGCGGGCCAGCCTGCTCGCCCAGTTCGGCGGCGGGATGGTCCTCGTGCGGGCCGAGCTCGAGACCTCCCGCGTCGGCTTCGCGAGCGTCCAGGGCGGGTTCGGCATCCTCGCCCGCTTCGGGGGCGACCCCACGTTCGTCGTCTCCGCCGGCGGCTTCCACCCTCGCTACACCAAGGTCCCGGGCGAGCTGGCCGGGCTCTCGCGGATCTCCTCCGAGCTCGCCCCACCCATCGGCTTCCAGATGCGGATCAGCGGCTACGTCGCCCTGACCCCCAACACCCTCCAGCTCGGCGGCCGCATCGAGGTCGCGTACACGGTGCTCGTCGCGGCGGTGCGCGGCAGCCTCGAGATCAACGCCATCGTCCAGTTCAACCCCTTCGGGTTCGAGCTCGACCTGCTCGTCAAGGTCGGCGTCGAGGCCCTAGGCCACAGCGTCGCCGGCGTCGACCTCGCCCTGAACCTGCGCGGCCCCTCACCGTGGTGCGTCAAGGGCACCGGCCGGCTGCGCCTGCCATGGCCGCTTCCCGACCCGAGCATCTCGGTCGGGCCGATCATCTTCGGCGACCCGGCACCGCCCACCCCACGATCCACCGTCCGGCCGCTGCCCCGAATCGCGCGGGCGTTCGACGACGCCACGGCGTGGATGCCGCGTGCTCGCCCCGGGTTCACTCCTCCCGTCACGCTCGCCCCACTCCCCCGGCTCGACGGCGCCGACGCCGGCCGCACCCCGATCGAACCGTGGGCGCTGCTCCAGGCCACCCAGCGGGTCGCGCCTCTCGGCATGCGCCTGGACCGGGTCGGCCCGGACACCGTGGACCCGCCCCGGTGCACGGTGCGCATCGCCGGTGACCCCCTCGTCGGCGGCGAGCAGGGTGCCACGTGGTCGCAGGTGCGCGAGGCGTTCGCGACCGCGGCCTTCCTCGACCTCACCGACGACCAGGCCCTCGACGCCCCCGACTTCGAGGACCGCACCGCCGGCCTGGTCATCGACCCCAGCGGCTCCCGCCCCGACAGCCCCGCCGGGGTCGAGGCCACGATGACCTACGAGGACGTCCACCCGTTCGAGACCTTCCGCCGCCCCCGGCGAACCGCGTGGTGGGCCCAGGGCCTGTCGGTCCAGGTCGCCCTGGACGCCACGGCATCCGGCGCCAGCGCCCTGCGCGCCGCCAACCGCTACGCCGAGGTGGCGCGCCCGCTCACCGTGCGACCGGCATCCGCCGTGCGCGTCGCCGACCTCGCCACCAACGCCACCGTGACCACCCCCGACCCCGCCGACACCGGGCTCGACGACGGCTTCGCGCCGTGGTCGGATGCCGCGGCCACCGCGAGCGACGTCGCCCTGAGCACGCTGCACCTGACGAAGACGGGGGTGTGAGCGGTGGCCGGCTGGCAGACCCACCTGCGTGACGTGCTCGCCGGCGCCCATCCGATCGCCCTGACGGAGGTGGGGCTCGGCTCCTACACCCTCCTGCCCCACCACCGCACCGGCACCGCCGCGGCCTACCGCACACCGTTCACGACCAGTGCCCGGGCCCGGGGGCGCATCGACGTCACCGTGCCCCTCACCGACGGATCGAACCTCGACGGAGGCACCGGGCGGCTGCTGCTGCGTGGGCCCGGCGACGTGCTCGGCATCGACCCCCGCCAGGTCGTGCGACGGTACCCGTCCCCCGGCACCCGCGACGCCGAACCCAGCGACCTCGCCCACTGCGAGCTCGACCAACCCGACCTGCCGTGGCTGTTCACCCCCACCGGCCCGGATGCCGGGGGGCACCTTCCGCCGTGGCTGCGCCTGGTCGTCGTCCCCGACGAACCCGGGCTCGTGAGACCACCGGACAAGCCCGGCCTGCCCGCCTGGGCGGACGTCGCCCTGGCCGACCTGCCGCCCGAGGCCGACGCGTGGGCGTGGGCGCACGTGCAGGTGCTCGGCAGCCCGCGGGAGCCGGGAGCGACCGGGCAGGACCCGCGCCTGTCGCCGGAGAACCCCGCCCTCAACGTCGCCCGGCTGCTCTGCCCGCGCGAGCTGGAGCCGAACCGGTCGTGGACGGCCCTGCTCGTGCCGACCTTCGAGGTCGGGCGCCGGGCCGGGCTGGGCATCACGGACCCCCTCGACGACCTGAGGTGGGCGTGGACGCTCGGCGGGCCCGAGCCGACCGTGCGCCTGCCCGTGTACGACCACTGGTCGTTCAGCACTGGCCTCGACGGCGACTTCGAGTCACTGGCGCGCCGCATCCAGCCGGTCCACGCTCCCATGGGCACGGGGCGCCGCCTCGTCGACACCTCCGACCCGGGCCTGGGCCTCGACGTGACCACCAGTGGCGGCCCGCGCGCGGTGCACGGCGCCCTCACCCACCCGGTGCCGGACGCTGCCGGTGACACCGCGGCCGCGGTGCCAGCACCGGGTGCCGCGGGCGTCTGGGACGACGAGGCGGTCGAGGCGCTGCGCGCGCGGGTGGAACAGCCCGACCACGTGCAGTTCGACGCCGTCGCGTTCGACCCCGCTGAGCGCGACCCCGAGCTCGCTCCCCCGCTGTACGGCGGCACCCACCTCGCCACCGGGACCCTGCCGGCCGCCGGCGCCGAACCGGCGTGGCTGCGCCAGCTCAACCTCGACCCGGCCCACCGCATCGCCGCCGGGCTCGGGGCCGCGGTGGCGCGCATGGACCAGGAAGACCTGATGACCTCGGCGTGGGCCCAGCTGCCCTCGGTGCTCGACGCCAACACGGCGCTGCGGGCAGCCCAGTTCGCCCGCTTCGTCGGCGACCGGCTGCACAGCCGCCACTTGGCACGGCTCGACCCCGGCGCCCTGCTCGCGGTCACCTCGCGAGCTCACTCGCGCCTGCTCGCCGAGCCCGGGTCGACGACCAGGGCCGTCGTGGGCCGCAGCGCCACACCCACCGCCGCCACCGCCAGCACGCTGCGCGCGCTCGCCCGCCCCGGTGGCCCCCTGCGCCGGTTCGCCGCCGAGGGGTCGGGCCCGC encodes the following:
- a CDS encoding helix-turn-helix domain-containing protein, which encodes MIRKMGYDWHLRQLMATHGMFQTSDLLPLLEERGIHLSREQVYRLVTQPPQRLSMDTLAALCDILGCGPGDLISVSVVNREVAKTGTTAAREQPPVRRTTIRRPKGL
- a CDS encoding tyrosine-type recombinase/integrase, which encodes MTNVVAGRFPGVAPSVDPERIVFDAMQEGWAAQQRSRQLKASTIEGRLAVVRRFAEYTNQYPWQWTATEFEAFVTSLVGARPTTIRGYQAALRIFLEYVTSADYEWVSRCKDEFGSAPTQVVTEWNSYHHTTPYEGDPGRRPLTYDEVQALFDAADGLVESIRCRGRKGAIAAQRDAIVLKVVYAFGLRRRELWGLDLADLHGNPKVPEYGKAGCLFVRWGKSSRGGPPKRRSVLLVPEMDWVVASVRQWIDELRPMFGPTGHPALFLSERAGRLSLRSINRAFNDAREEAGLPGELDLHSLRHSYVTHLIEFDYPERFVQDQVGHQYASTTAVYAGVSDDYRHRLLQRVIDRDRHRWEITHDPQDGL
- a CDS encoding caspase family protein, with product MRKALIVGIDYYESIVSLHGAANDAHNVKGVLDRHADGTTNFTQPKLLVATSEDSAVSRTELRESVQELFRDKADIALFYFSGHGYIDSTGGFLCPSDCADGHDGLALSDVMTLASQSPAENKVIILDCCHSGGAGNNPISPAFAEIKDGVTILTASTAKQYSLESNGSGVFTNLLVDALSGAAANLVGEVTPGSVYAHVDQSLGPWAQRPVFKTNVERFVSLRKAEAPIALTALQRLTELFQDPALELPLDPSYEPERNGSEPPGTPLPDPLKNADFAILQELAKVNLVRPVGEKHMWHAAMNSKACELTVLGQHYWGLVNQELI
- a CDS encoding TIR domain-containing protein; its protein translation is MTDKKVVFVAFAIEDERMRDLFKGQSLHPRHPYEFIDMSVKKPYDTEWKEKVRTRIRRSDGIVALVSKNSLTSSGQKWEIQCAKEEGKKIRGIWIYSNDRTALAGVQTVEWTDANVANFIDSL
- a CDS encoding vitamin B12-dependent ribonucleotide reductase, encoding MTETAGARAGARKSARGKGVTVERIFTTPGVHPYDQVTWEKRDVVQQNWKTGETIFDQRGVEYPDFWSVNASTIVTTKYFRGAVGTPERETGLKQLIDRVVLTYVKAGKDHGYFGTAEDAEIFEHELTYALLHQVFSFNSPVWFNVGTASPQQVSACFILSVDDSMDSILNWYKEEGFIFKGGSGAGLNLSRIRSSKELLSSGGTASGPVSFMRGADASAGTIKSGGATRRAAKMVVLDVDHPDIVEFVETKAREEDKIRALRDAGFDMDLGGKDIVSVQYQNANNSVRVTDEFMRAVEEGKEFGLTSRKDGSVIETVDARELMGKIAKAAWECADPGIQYDDTINDWHTNPETGRITASNPCSEYMSLDNSSCNLASLNLLKFLRDDDSFDAVQFQKVVELVITAMDISICFADFPTEPIGDTTRDYRQLGIGYANLGALLMATGHGYDSEGGRAIAASITSLLTGAAYKRSAELAAIVGPYAGYARNADAHKRVMRKHAAANDAVRTVTTMDKDIHRVATKAWDDVVKLGEKNGYRNAQASVLAPTGTIGFMMDCDTTGIEPDFSLVKFKKLVGGGSMQIVNLTIPRALRKLGYTEETVEAIVEYIADKGHVIDAPGLKTEHYEVFDTAMGARAISPMGHVRMMAAVQPFLSGAISKTVNLPETATVEEIEEVYVQGWKMGLKALAVYRDNCKVGQPLSDGGSTAKDAAADKAGAAVAAAQAEIVEKVVYRPTRERLPKRRSSQTISFAVGGAEGYLTAGTYDDGRLGELFLKFGKQGSTLAGVMDAFSIVTSVALQYGVPLETFVEKFTNMRFEPAGMTDDPDVRMAQSLMDYVFRRLALDYLDFDTRSYMGIHSAEERARQLETGSYAPVDEETGEDLEEELESFSQGIGASSKKSDAVAPVASSAAAAPSAGAAAAAGESGHALDASAVSSGAGAASAREVSSEIHSSADLLAMFGDAKAADAPMCMTCGTKMRPAGSCYVCEGCGSTSGCS
- the nrdR gene encoding transcriptional regulator NrdR, with protein sequence MHCPFCRHTDSRVMDSRATDDGASIRRRRQCPQCGRRFTTVETASLSVVKRSGATEPFSRAKVLVGVRKACQGRPVSEDDLARLAQRVEETIRSQGSAEIDAHEVGLAVLEPLRELDEVAYLRFASVYQAFDNLEDFESAITLLRAERDAAGIEPPGRMPSAHPTG
- a CDS encoding DUF6603 domain-containing protein, with the translated sequence MGADPAGELLRAATGYAVARLRDVATPSSLAAALGQPLPADGADLAAVAAHLTSAASEADTALAAATADPPDIASAGTSLWAALAQVRAAAALLATPDPAPHLRTLIAQHLPAGAVSTLGLADPTVAWTDRALTLTWRTSAPPALVPGTRLRRVALTVAVGGDGDGGGGALTATLSLAGLGLDLVGAADGAPNVVLSTIVGEAARITADVDLTASRHGLRTHGSSGPVSIPATADVGIAALDDLRLSVRPEGGAVAIALTGRLTGSLGPLAAVVDGVETVIVVDPVALLDGTPLPPPRVGAPVRGIGLSLDTGLVTGGGYLAPSPPTGAGGAGYGGALQLRLGPVDVKAFGLLRERGGETSFVAVMSVELNPAVELGLGFTLNGVGGILGHGVTINTTPLAKGLKDGIIGRLLFPPDPVAAAPQILGTLGEVFPARDDGFVIGPMLALGWGRPTLVRLDVAVALALPDPVVVVLGRARAAFPTADAAVIDLRASLLAQFGGGMVLVRAELETSRVGFASVQGGFGILARFGGDPTFVVSAGGFHPRYTKVPGELAGLSRISSELAPPIGFQMRISGYVALTPNTLQLGGRIEVAYTVLVAAVRGSLEINAIVQFNPFGFELDLLVKVGVEALGHSVAGVDLALNLRGPSPWCVKGTGRLRLPWPLPDPSISVGPIIFGDPAPPTPRSTVRPLPRIARAFDDATAWMPRARPGFTPPVTLAPLPRLDGADAGRTPIEPWALLQATQRVAPLGMRLDRVGPDTVDPPRCTVRIAGDPLVGGEQGATWSQVREAFATAAFLDLTDDQALDAPDFEDRTAGLVIDPSGSRPDSPAGVEATMTYEDVHPFETFRRPRRTAWWAQGLSVQVALDATASGASALRAANRYAEVARPLTVRPASAVRVADLATNATVTTPDPADTGLDDGFAPWSDAAATASDVALSTLHLTKTGV